A window from Prinia subflava isolate CZ2003 ecotype Zambia chromosome Z, Cam_Psub_1.2, whole genome shotgun sequence encodes these proteins:
- the MACIR gene encoding macrophage immunometabolism regulator isoform X2 yields the protein MEVDVNGESRTALSTLPVPRAEVSSAARMEAEKPRCSSTPCSPLRRTVAGYQILHMDSNYLVGFTTGEELLKLAHKYTGSEENKGESGLNLGSKHLDSGLPRASRLYKTRSRYYQPYEIPAVNGRRRRRMPSSGDKYNKALPYEPYKALHGPLPLCLLKGKRAHSKSLDYLNLDKMNIKEPADTEVLQYQLQHLTLRGDRMFARNST from the coding sequence ATGGAAGTTGATGTGAATGGAGAGTCCAGAACTgccctctccaccctccctGTGCCTCGTGCAGAGGTGAGTTCTGCAGCCAGGATGGAAGCAGAAAAGCCACGCTGTTCCAGCACCCCCTGCTCACCGTTGCGGCGGACAGTTGCGGGATATCAGATCCTTCACATGGATTCTAACTATCTGGTTGGTTTCACAACTGGAGAGGAGCTGCTAAAATTAGCCCATAAGTATACGGGAAGTGAAGAGAATAAAGGAGAATCTGGTCTTAACTTGGGCTCCAAACATCTTGATTCAGGACTTCCACGTGCCTCACGTTTATACAAAACTAGAAGTCGGTACTACCAGCCATACGAGATCCCAGCAGTAaatggaaggaggaggagacgGATGCCCAGCTCAGGGGATAAATACAATAAAGCTTTACCATATGAACCTTACAAGGCACTTCATGGTCCCCTGCCTCTCTGCCTTTTGAAAGGTAAAAGGGCTCATTCAAAATCCCTGGACTACCTCAATTTAGACAAAATGAACATTAAGGAACCTGCTGACACAGAAGTGCTACAATACCAGCTTCAACACCTTACTCTTAGAGGGGATCGTATGTTTGCAAGGAATAGCACATGA